One part of the Arabidopsis thaliana chromosome 4, partial sequence genome encodes these proteins:
- a CDS encoding Ubiquitin-specific protease family C19-related protein (Ubiquitin-specific protease family C19-related protein; BEST Arabidopsis thaliana protein match is: Ubiquitin-specific protease family C19-related protein (TAIR:AT1G78880.1); Has 147 Blast hits to 147 proteins in 22 species: Archae - 0; Bacteria - 2; Metazoa - 5; Fungi - 0; Plants - 137; Viruses - 0; Other Eukaryotes - 3 (source: NCBI BLink).) — protein MAGRIQSHQLPNGLYVSGKLEQPKERPPTMAARAVPYTGGDIKKSGELGRMFDISVVDSASFQGPPPLIVGGNSSGGTSRLQAPPRVSGSSSNPNSGSVRSGPNSGSVKKFSGPLSQLQPTGLITSGSLGSSGPILSGSRRSGQLDHQLSNLASSKPKYGSSVTSLNVDPVRVGFKVPKAMVWAVLIVAAMGLLVGAFLTVAVKKPVVIAAVLAAVCPAIVVLVWNCVWRRKGLLSFIKKYPDAELRGAIDGQFVKVTGVVTCGSIPLESSFQRTPRCVYVSTELYEYKGFGGKSANPKHRCFSWGSRHAEKYVSDFYISDFQSGLRALVKAGYGSKVSPFVKPATVANVTTQNKDLSPSFLKWLSDRNLSADDRVMRLKEGYIKEGSTVSVMGMVRRHDNVLMIVPPAEAVSSGCRWWHCLFPTYADGLIITCDDNQNADVIPV, from the exons ATGGCGGGTCGGATCCAATCCCACCAGCTACCAAATGGACTCTACGTATCGGGAAAGCTTGAGCAACCAAAAGAGCGACCACCGACAATGGCGGCTCGAGCTGTGCCTTACACCGGAGGCGACATCAAGAAATCCGGCGAGCTCGGAAGGATGTTCGACATCTCCGTCGTCGATTCAGCTTCTTTTCAAGGACCACCGCCGTTAATCGTCGGTGGTAATAGCAGCGGAGGTACGTCAAGGCTTCAGGCGCCGCCACGTGTCTCCGGTTCTTCTTCAAACCCTAACAGTGGATCCGTTCGATCTGGTCCCAACTCTGGTTCGGTTAAGAAATTCTCAGGTCCACTCTCTCAGCTTCAGCCAACCGGTTTAATTACCTCCGGTTCTCTTGGTTCTTCGGGTCCAATTTTGTCCGGGTCTAGAAGGTCGGGTCAATTGGATCACCAATTGAGTAATCTAGCGTCGAGCAAGCCTAAATACGGGTCGTCGGTGACGAGTCTTAACGTAGACCCGGTTCGGGTCGGGTTTAAAGTACCAAAAGCAATGGTTTGGGCGGTTTTGATAGTGGCGGCGATGGGATTGCTTGTGGGAGCTTTTCTTACTGTGGCGGTGAAGAAACCGGTGGTGATTGCTGCGGTTTTAGCAGCAGTTTGTCCTGCAATcgtggttttggtttggaattgcgtttggagaagaaaagggTTGTTGAGTTTTATCAAAAAGTATCCAGATGCTGAGCTTAGAGGTGCCATTGATGGACAATTCGTTAAGGTTACAGGG GTTGTGACATGTGGAAGCATTCCTTTGGAATCTTCGTTCCAAAGAACACCAAGATGCGTTTATGTATCCACGGAGTTGTATGAATACAAAGGTTTTGGTGGGAAATCCGCAAACCCAAAACATCGATGCTTTTCTTGGGGATCTAGACATGCAGAg AAATATGTGTCGGATTTTTACATCTCGGATTTCCAATCTGGATTGCGAGCACTAGTAAAAGCAGGATATGGATCAAAAGTTTCTCCTTTTGTCAAACCGGCGACAGTGGCTAATGTAACAACGCAGAACAAAGATTTATCTCCCAGCTTCTTAAAGTGGCTGTCAGATCGCAACCTCTCAGCTGATGACCGTGTTATGCGTCTCAAAGAAGG ATACATAAAAGAAGGAAGCACAGTGAGCGTGATGGGGATGGTAAGAAGGCACGACAACGTTCTGATGATAGTTCCTCCGGCAGAAGCAGTCTCCAGTGGGTGCCGGTGGTGGCACTGCCTCTTCCCAACCTACGCAGATGGCTTAATCATAACCTGCGACGATAATCAAAACGCTGATGTCATTCCTGTCTGA
- the SOBER1 gene encoding carboxylesterase (SUPPRESSOR OF AVRBST-ELICITED RESISTANCE 1 (SOBER1); FUNCTIONS IN: carboxylesterase activity; INVOLVED IN: defense response, incompatible interaction, regulation of plant-type hypersensitive response; LOCATED IN: endomembrane system; EXPRESSED IN: 22 plant structures; EXPRESSED DURING: 13 growth stages; CONTAINS InterPro DOMAIN/s: Phospholipase/carboxylesterase (InterPro:IPR003140); BEST Arabidopsis thaliana protein match is: alpha/beta-Hydrolases superfamily protein (TAIR:AT4G22305.1); Has 4896 Blast hits to 2727 proteins in 833 species: Archae - 28; Bacteria - 2331; Metazoa - 701; Fungi - 503; Plants - 344; Viruses - 0; Other Eukaryotes - 989 (source: NCBI BLink).), translating into MRTSRLKKPIVLLTIALLSSVFFFAFFFLNKSDVSSTSALRNRDSMARTFILWLHGLGDSGPANEPIKTLFRSQEFRNTKWLFPSAPPNPVSCNYGAVMPSWFDIPELPLTAGSPKDESSLLKAVKNVHAIIDKEIAGGINPENVYICGFSQGGALTLASVLLYPKTIGGGAVFSGWIPFNSSITNQFTEDAKKTPILWSHGIDDKTVLFEAGQAALPFLQQAGVTCEFKAYPGLGHSISNEELQYLESWLKQRMQSSSSSS; encoded by the exons ATGCGAACAAGTAGACTGAAGAAGCCGATTGTTCTTCTCACTATCGCACTATTGAgctctgtcttcttcttcgcattCTTCTTCCTAAACAAATCTGACGTATCATCTACCTCTGCTTTACGGAACCGAGACTCCATGGCTCGAACCTTCATCTTATGGCTTCACGGGCTAGGTGATTCCGGACCTGCCAACGAACCCATCAAAACACTTTTCAGGTCCCAGGAGTTTAGAAACACTAAGTGGCTCTTCCCTTCTGCTCCACCAAATCCAGTCTCTTGCAATT ATGGTGCAGTGATGCCTTCTTGGTTTGACATCCCTGAGCTTCCTCTTACTGCG GGATCTCCGAAAGATGAAAGCAGTTTGCTTAAAGCAGTTAAGAACGTTCATGCCATTATAGATAAGGAGATTGCAGGAGGAATCAATCCAGAAAATGTGTATATCTGTGGATTTAGCCAAGGAG GTGCATTAACCTTGGCGAGTGTTCTTCTTTACCCTAAAACTATTGGAGGAGGTGCAGTCTTTAGCGGATGGATTCCATTCAATTCTTCGATCACCAATCAGTTTACCGAAGATGCTAAAAAG ACACCAATCTTGTGGTCTCATGGCATTGATGACAAGACTGTACTATTCGAAGCTGGTCAAGCAgctcttccttttcttcaacAAGCGGGTGTGACTTGTGAATTCAAG GCTTATCCGGGTCTTGGACACTCAATCAGTAATGAGGAGCTGCAGTATCTGGAGTCATGGTTAAAACAACGGATGCagagctcttcttcttcttcataa
- a CDS encoding alpha/beta-Hydrolases superfamily protein (alpha/beta-Hydrolases superfamily protein; FUNCTIONS IN: hydrolase activity; CONTAINS InterPro DOMAIN/s: Phospholipase/carboxylesterase (InterPro:IPR003140); BEST Arabidopsis thaliana protein match is: carboxylesterases (TAIR:AT4G22300.1).) yields MARTFILWLHGLGDSGPANEPIQTQFKSSELSNASWLFPSAPFNPVTCNNGAVMRSWFDVPELPFKVGSPIDESSVLEAVKNVHAIIDQEIAEGTNPENVFICGLSQGGALTLASVLLYPKTLGGGAVLSGWVPFTSSIISQFPEEAKKTPILWSHGTDDRMVLFEAGQAALPFLKEAGVTCEFKAYPGLGHSISNKELKYIESWIKRRLKGSSSTCLQLNCLKEMFH; encoded by the exons ATGGCTCGAACTTTCATCTTGTGGCTTCACGGGTTGGGAGATTCTGGACCTGCTAATGAACCCATCCAAACTCAATTCAAATCCTCGGAGTTAAGTAACGCTAGTTGGCTCTTCCCTTCTGCTCCATTCAATCCGGTTACCTGCAACA ATGGTGCGGTGATGCGTTCTTGGTTTGACGTTCCTGAACTTCCTTTTAAAGTG GGCTCTCCAATTGATGAAAGCAGCGTGCTTGAAGCAGTTAAGAATGTTCATGCCATTATAGACCAGGAGATTGCAGAAGGAACTAATCCAGAAAACGTGTTTATCTGTGGATTAAGCCAAGGAg GAGCATTAACCTTGGCTAGTGTTCTGCTTTACCCAAAAACTCTTGGAGGAGGTGCCGTCCTAAGTGGATGGGTTCCATTCACTTCTTCAATCATCAGTCAGTTTCCCGAAGAGGCTAAGAAG ACACCAATCTTGTGGTCTCATGGCACTGATGACAGAATGGTACTCTTTGAAGCTGGTCAAGctgctcttccttttctcAAAGAAGCCGGTGTTACCTGTGAATTCAAG GCATATCCTGGTCTCGGGCACTCGATCAGCAATAAGGAGCTGAAGTATATAGAGTCATGGATCAAGAGACGGTTGAAAGGTTCGTCGTCTACTTGTCTCCAACTTAATTGTCTTAAAGAAATGTTCCACTGA
- a CDS encoding alpha/beta-Hydrolases superfamily protein, with the protein MARTFILWLHGLGDSGPANEPIQTQFKSSELSNASWLFPSAPFNPVTCNNGAVMRSWFDVPELPFKVGSPIDESSVLEAVKNVHAIIDQEIAEGTNPENVFICGLSQGGALTLASVLLYPKTLGGGAVLSGWVPFTSSIISQFPEEAKKVPHLCFLINVDQCFCVSESSDFAICRHQSCGLMALMTEWYSLKLVKLLFLFSKKPVLPVNSRHILVSGTRSAIRS; encoded by the exons ATGGCTCGAACTTTCATCTTGTGGCTTCACGGGTTGGGAGATTCTGGACCTGCTAATGAACCCATCCAAACTCAATTCAAATCCTCGGAGTTAAGTAACGCTAGTTGGCTCTTCCCTTCTGCTCCATTCAATCCGGTTACCTGCAACA ATGGTGCGGTGATGCGTTCTTGGTTTGACGTTCCTGAACTTCCTTTTAAAGTG GGCTCTCCAATTGATGAAAGCAGCGTGCTTGAAGCAGTTAAGAATGTTCATGCCATTATAGACCAGGAGATTGCAGAAGGAACTAATCCAGAAAACGTGTTTATCTGTGGATTAAGCCAAGGAg GAGCATTAACCTTGGCTAGTGTTCTGCTTTACCCAAAAACTCTTGGAGGAGGTGCCGTCCTAAGTGGATGGGTTCCATTCACTTCTTCAATCATCAGTCAGTTTCCCGAAGAGGCTAAGAAGGTTCCTcacttatgttttcttataaacgttgatcaatgtttttgtgtttctgaGTCTTCAGACTTTGCAATATGCAGACACCAATCTTGTGGTCTCATGGCACTGATGACAGAATGGTACTCTTTGAAGCTGGTCAAGctgctcttccttttctcAAAGAAGCCGGTGTTACCTGTGAATTCAAG GCATATCCTGGTCTCGGGCACTCGATCAGCAATAAGGAGCTGA
- a CDS encoding Uncharacterized protein family (UPF0041) (Uncharacterised protein family (UPF0041); INVOLVED IN: biological_process unknown; LOCATED IN: mitochondrion; EXPRESSED IN: 25 plant structures; EXPRESSED DURING: 15 growth stages; CONTAINS InterPro DOMAIN/s: Uncharacterised protein family UPF0041 (InterPro:IPR005336); BEST Arabidopsis thaliana protein match is: Uncharacterised protein family (UPF0041) (TAIR:AT4G14695.1); Has 886 Blast hits to 886 proteins in 209 species: Archae - 0; Bacteria - 0; Metazoa - 387; Fungi - 234; Plants - 170; Viruses - 0; Other Eukaryotes - 95 (source: NCBI BLink).), which translates to MATSKLQAIWNHPAGPKTIHFWAPTFKWGISIANIADFAKPPEKLSYPQQIAVTCTGVIWSRYSMVINPKNWNLFSVNVAMAGTGIYQLARKIKHDYATEAEPAVASE; encoded by the exons ATGGCGACTTCGAAGCTTCAAGCTATTTGGAATCACCCTGCCGGACCTAAAACCA TTCATTTCTGGGCACCAACGTTCAAGTGGGGTATTAGCATTGCCAACATTGCAGACTTTGCCAAACCTCCAGAGAAACTTTCCTATCCTCAACAAATCG CGGTTACATGCACTGGTGTTATTTGGTCTCGTTACAGCATGGTAATCAATCCG AAAAACTGGAACCTCTTCAGTGTTAATGTTGCTATGGCAGGGACAGGCATATACCAGCTTGCTCGTAAAATAAA ACACGATTATGCAACCGAAGCTGAGCCTGCCGTTGCGAGCGAATGA
- a CDS encoding golgin family A protein (unknown protein; BEST Arabidopsis thaliana protein match is: unknown protein (TAIR:AT5G55210.1); Has 8953 Blast hits to 5363 proteins in 542 species: Archae - 33; Bacteria - 806; Metazoa - 2454; Fungi - 831; Plants - 279; Viruses - 151; Other Eukaryotes - 4399 (source: NCBI BLink).): protein MEGVGARLGRSSTRYGPATVFTGPVRKWKKKWVHVSPSSKKDNNNSSSGSAAAAASVVNGGSNSDGSNGSHLLLYKWAPLSQNGNGNEDGKSESNSPSEDTVATVAEDPPRRRFKYVPIAVLEEQKKEITEIEEDDKIEEDDKIDEDNKVEQEDKVDEDKTVEESSEKKAEVEVEEKPDINDVPMEDIQQVEEKIVQDDEEKVVRQDLNESTVDLGLNLNANDADAENDPKEDKPLEE from the exons ATGGAAGGAGTTGGTGCACGGTTAGGTAGGTCCTCGACACGGTACGGACCGGCAACGGTTTTCACCGGACCGGTgaggaagtggaagaagaagtgggTACACGTCTCTCCTTCCTCTAAGAAAGACAATAATAATAGCTCCTCCGGTTCCGCCGCTGCTGCAGCTTCCGTCGTTAACGGTGGTTCGAATTCTGACGGTAGTAATGGATCGCATTTGTTGCTGTATAAGTGGGCACCATTGTCTCAGAATGGTAACGGCAATGAAGATGGTAAAAGTGAGAGTAATTCTCCGAGCGAGGATACGGTGGCAACGGTGGCAGAAGATCCTCCACGGCGGAGATTCAAATACGTTCCg ATAGCAGTACTTGAGGAACAGAAGAAGGAAATTACAGAAATTGAGGAAGATGATAAGATTGAGGAGGATGACAAGATTGATGAGGATAATAAGGTTGAGCAGGAAGACAAGGTTGATGAGGACAAAACTGTAGAGGAGTCGAGCGAGAAGAAAGCGGAAGTGGAAGTGGAGGAAAAGCCTGACATCAATGATGTTCCGATGGAAGATATTCAG CaggttgaagaaaaaatagtacaggatgatgaagaaaaagtagTGCGACAAGATTTGAACGAAAGCACTGTGGATTTAGGACTGAACTTAAATGCAAACGATGCTGATGCAGAAAACGACCCGAAAGAGGACAAGCCATTAGAAGAATGA
- a CDS encoding golgin family A protein (unknown protein; FUNCTIONS IN: molecular_function unknown; INVOLVED IN: biological_process unknown; EXPRESSED IN: 24 plant structures; EXPRESSED DURING: 14 growth stages; BEST Arabidopsis thaliana protein match is: unknown protein (TAIR:AT5G55210.1).), translating into MEGVGARLGRSSTRYGPATVFTGPVRKWKKKWVHVSPSSKKDNNNSSSGSAAAAASVVNGGSNSDGSNGSHLLLYKWAPLSQNGNGNEDGKSESNSPSEDTVATVAEDPPRRRFKYVPIAVLEEQKKEITEIEEDDKIEEDDKIDEDNKVEQEDKVDEDKTVEESSEKKAEVEVEEKPDINDVPMEDIQVEEKIVQDDEEKVVRQDLNESTVDLGLNLNANDADAENDPKEDKPLEE; encoded by the exons ATGGAAGGAGTTGGTGCACGGTTAGGTAGGTCCTCGACACGGTACGGACCGGCAACGGTTTTCACCGGACCGGTgaggaagtggaagaagaagtgggTACACGTCTCTCCTTCCTCTAAGAAAGACAATAATAATAGCTCCTCCGGTTCCGCCGCTGCTGCAGCTTCCGTCGTTAACGGTGGTTCGAATTCTGACGGTAGTAATGGATCGCATTTGTTGCTGTATAAGTGGGCACCATTGTCTCAGAATGGTAACGGCAATGAAGATGGTAAAAGTGAGAGTAATTCTCCGAGCGAGGATACGGTGGCAACGGTGGCAGAAGATCCTCCACGGCGGAGATTCAAATACGTTCCg ATAGCAGTACTTGAGGAACAGAAGAAGGAAATTACAGAAATTGAGGAAGATGATAAGATTGAGGAGGATGACAAGATTGATGAGGATAATAAGGTTGAGCAGGAAGACAAGGTTGATGAGGACAAAACTGTAGAGGAGTCGAGCGAGAAGAAAGCGGAAGTGGAAGTGGAGGAAAAGCCTGACATCAATGATGTTCCGATGGAAGATATTCAG gttgaagaaaaaatagtacaggatgatgaagaaaaagtagTGCGACAAGATTTGAACGAAAGCACTGTGGATTTAGGACTGAACTTAAATGCAAACGATGCTGATGCAGAAAACGACCCGAAAGAGGACAAGCCATTAGAAGAATGA
- the ATCES1 gene encoding Alkaline phytoceramidase (aPHC) (ATCES1; FUNCTIONS IN: catalytic activity, hydrolase activity, acting on carbon-nitrogen (but not peptide) bonds, in linear amides; INVOLVED IN: ceramide metabolic process; LOCATED IN: endoplasmic reticulum, membrane; EXPRESSED IN: 24 plant structures; EXPRESSED DURING: 15 growth stages; CONTAINS InterPro DOMAIN/s: Ceramidase (InterPro:IPR008901); Has 30201 Blast hits to 17322 proteins in 780 species: Archae - 12; Bacteria - 1396; Metazoa - 17338; Fungi - 3422; Plants - 5037; Viruses - 0; Other Eukaryotes - 2996 (source: NCBI BLink).), producing MADGISSFWGPVTSTIECCEMNYAYSSYIAEFYNTISNVPGILLALIGLVNALRQRFEKRFSILHISNMILAIGSMLYHATLQHVQQQSDETPMVWEILLYMYILYSPDWHYRSTMPTFLFLYGAAFAIVHAYLRFGIGFKVHYVILCLLCIPRMYKYYIHTEDTAAKRIAKWYVATILVGSICWFCDRVFCKTISQWPVNPQGHALWHVFMSFNSYCANTFLMFCRAQQRGWNPKVKYFLGVLPYVKIEKPKTQ from the exons ATGGCAGATGGGATATCGAGCTTTTGGGGTCCTGTGACTTCTACTATAGAGTGTTGTGAGATGAACTACGCCTACTCATCCTACATTGCTGAGTTCTACAACACTATATCCAATGTCCCTGGAATCCTATTGGCTCTCATTGGTCTTGTCAATGCATTAAGGCAACGGTTTGAGAAGAGGTTTAGCATTCTTCACATTTCGAATATGATACTTGCTATCGGCAGCATGCTCTACCATGCCACTTTGCAACACGT GCAACAACAGAGTGATGAGACCCCAATGGTGTGGGAGATACTTCTATACATGTACATCCTTTACTCACCAGATTGGCATTACCGAAGTACAATGCCCacttttctcttcctctacGGTGCTGCCTTTGCCATAGTCCATGCTTACCTCAGGTTTGGAATTGGTTTCAAGGTCCACTACGTGATACTTTGCCTTCTATGCATCCCTCGGATGTACAAGTACTACATTCACACAGAGGACACAGCAGCCAAAAGGATTGCGAAATGGTATGTTGCTACGATCTTAGTGGGAAGCATATGCTGGTTCTGTGACCGTGTCTTCTGCAAGACGATATCTCAGTGGCCTGTGAATCCTCAGGGACATGCTCTGTGGCATGTGTTCATGAGTTTCAACTCTTACTGCGCAAACACATTCTTGATGTTCTGCAGAGCTCAGCAACGTGGATGGAACCCAAAGGTAAAATACTTTCTGGGAGTTCTCCCTTATGTCAAGATCGAGAAGCCAAAAACAcaatga